In a single window of the Campylobacter iguaniorum genome:
- a CDS encoding 4Fe-4S binding protein, producing the protein MIEQPAGIPVWVDESRCKACDICVSYCPAGVLGMKEDVHAVQGMMIEVVHPESCIGCRDCELHCPDFAIYVAEKGFKFAKVTPEAKERAAAVKANHFRKLK; encoded by the coding sequence ATGATAGAACAACCAGCCGGTATACCTGTTTGGGTTGATGAGAGTAGGTGTAAAGCCTGTGATATCTGCGTAAGCTACTGTCCAGCAGGAGTTTTGGGTATGAAAGAAGATGTTCATGCTGTCCAAGGTATGATGATCGAAGTCGTTCACCCAGAATCTTGTATAGGTTGTAGAGATTGTGAGCTTCACTGCCCTGATTTTGCTATTTATGTAGCTGAGAAAGGGTTTAAATTTGCAAAAGTTACTCCAGAAGCAAAAGAAAGAGCTGCTGCTGTTAAAGCAAATCACTTTAGGAAACTTAAATAA
- a CDS encoding malate dehydrogenase, protein MKIAIIGAGNVGASCASLLTCKSVCEQIALIDINANLAKAKALDLSHMAAILDLDIKINGSDDYELLRDFDIVVITAGFARKDGQSREDLAKANASIVSQSAAQIAKFAPNSIIIVVTNPLDLMVYVALNASKFKPNKVIGMAGELDSGRLKFQISSQLNTNVTNCNAICLGMHNDSMICQKSSMKVGEKALSDVLSDEDIQGIIHRSRTSGAKIVELMGTSAFYGPAAGVLKLCQSIKNESNNTLVCSVCDDSLIPTGRVVKLDKNGLKEIVEPNLTNEEEAKLQNSIDNLILFINTIYK, encoded by the coding sequence TTGAAAATCGCAATAATCGGCGCTGGAAATGTAGGAGCAAGCTGTGCAAGCTTGCTTACTTGCAAAAGTGTATGCGAACAAATCGCGCTTATAGATATTAATGCGAATTTAGCTAAAGCGAAAGCACTTGATCTATCTCACATGGCTGCTATTTTGGATTTGGATATTAAGATAAATGGCAGCGATGATTATGAGCTTTTAAGAGATTTTGATATAGTTGTCATCACTGCTGGTTTTGCTAGAAAAGACGGGCAAAGCAGAGAAGATCTAGCCAAAGCAAATGCAAGCATAGTTTCGCAAAGCGCAGCCCAGATAGCTAAATTTGCACCAAATTCAATCATAATAGTCGTAACAAATCCACTTGATCTAATGGTTTATGTAGCATTAAATGCTAGCAAATTTAAGCCAAATAAAGTGATCGGTATGGCTGGAGAACTAGATAGTGGAAGATTAAAATTCCAAATCTCCTCACAATTAAATACAAATGTTACGAATTGTAACGCTATATGTTTGGGAATGCATAATGATTCTATGATTTGTCAAAAAAGCAGCATGAAAGTGGGCGAAAAGGCACTAAGCGACGTGCTAAGCGATGAAGATATTCAAGGTATTATCCATAGATCAAGAACAAGCGGCGCTAAGATAGTCGAACTAATGGGAACTTCAGCGTTTTATGGGCCAGCAGCTGGTGTTTTGAAGCTCTGCCAAAGCATAAAAAATGAGTCAAATAATACGCTTGTATGCTCGGTTTGCGATGATAGTTTGATACCGACTGGAAGAGTGGTTAAGCTTGATAAAAATGGATTAAAAGAGATAGTTGAACCAAATTTAACCAACGAAGAGGAAGCTAAATTGCAAAATAGTATTGATAATCTTATATTATTTATTAATACTATTTATAAATAA